A window from Cellvibrio zantedeschiae encodes these proteins:
- the panC gene encoding pantoate--beta-alanine ligase produces MQVFHHIQSLRDALALERKAGKRIGFVPTMGNLHDAHIELVKIAQRNCDVVVTSIFVNPLQFGLNEDWDKYPRTLAADSAKLEAANCDYLFCPNDKEIYPNGMAEQTRVIVPTMTDVLCGASRPGHFEGVTTVVTKLFNIVQPDEAVFGIKDFQQLAVIRRMVEDLCIPIKIVAGDIVREADGLAMSSRNGFITADERPRVAQLNRSLNWIKQEITNGRRDFSALVETAKEQIQAAGFKVDYVNISNSRTLDMAAHDDKEITILGAMYTQGARLIDNVSLVLT; encoded by the coding sequence ATGCAGGTTTTCCATCATATCCAATCCCTACGCGATGCTTTGGCTCTGGAACGCAAAGCCGGTAAGCGCATAGGTTTTGTGCCCACCATGGGTAACTTGCACGATGCGCATATCGAATTGGTAAAAATCGCCCAGCGCAATTGTGATGTGGTGGTAACGAGTATTTTCGTGAACCCGTTGCAATTCGGCTTGAACGAAGATTGGGATAAATACCCGCGTACTTTGGCTGCGGATAGCGCCAAGTTGGAAGCAGCCAATTGCGATTATCTGTTCTGCCCCAATGATAAAGAAATCTACCCTAATGGCATGGCCGAGCAGACACGCGTAATAGTGCCGACCATGACCGATGTGCTCTGTGGCGCGAGCCGCCCCGGCCATTTTGAAGGTGTGACTACTGTGGTCACCAAGTTATTTAATATTGTCCAGCCCGATGAAGCTGTGTTTGGGATTAAAGACTTCCAACAACTAGCCGTTATTCGTCGCATGGTGGAAGACCTGTGCATCCCCATCAAAATTGTGGCAGGCGATATAGTGCGTGAAGCCGATGGCTTGGCCATGAGTTCGCGCAATGGTTTTATCACTGCCGATGAGCGCCCGCGTGTTGCGCAATTAAATCGCAGTTTGAATTGGATCAAGCAAGAAATTACCAATGGCCGCCGCGACTTTAGCGCCTTGGTGGAAACCGCCAAGGAACAAATACAGGCAGCGGGTTTCAAAGTGGACTACGTGAATATTTCCAACAGCCGCACCCTGGATATGGCGGCGCATGACGATAAGGAAATCACCATTCTGGGCGCCATGTATACACAGGGCGCGCGCTTGATAGATAATGTGTCACTCGTTTTAACCTAG
- a CDS encoding ligand-binding sensor domain-containing diguanylate cyclase — protein sequence MNRFLAMLVVCCAIGVRLLCAAKSCLPVLFLVLASVTTQAEDTGYPKTINFRNIMQNQDIALGEVEAITQDHEGFIWLGGRNALLRYDGYDFLRVNVAKSPSDLSQTTSANQVLELLEDSKQNLWAATRSGLYKYDRAHEVLLPLTNADGSPLLLETIYALAESPDGELLVGTGNGFWILDTKTLASKRMIHEPNDASSLPSNGIADILVGRDGMVWLGMEEGMVQINWRSKQLQLFVPNPANVKSTTDNSIRSLVQDHKGNIWAGSDHGIYRLNPASGAIKHYENDPADPHSLSNNIARQLYVDKQGWVWIGGDGGGISLYDEPKDNFIRFTHQDGRPGYLSSNSIRSIFEDNIGDFWVGTYPSGVNVYDHSTSAITVYKKEANLQQGLLDNNVEAIEEDKDGNLWLGAGGVTRLNRKAGTFTHYQHTDDKDSRVSTKSILNGLIDSDGEIRFGSWAHGINIYNPKTDRFDEVQVDSTLTKRGEKSSMLFNDRMVWSVYEDKQKNIWITTHFNGITKLDKKSGLYTFYPPDINNPKAISTAVAWISFEDSKGRFWVGTARGLNLMDRERGTFKVYLPNPENPRSLANESVLSIHEDHKGRLWFGTDAGLHLYHPDTDDFTLYDTKNGFVNQGIRAITEDQQGNLWLGTNNGVVMFNPDNNTVRNYTRYNGELIGGIATGAALTTSAGEIAFGTRNGLFIFNANKLLINTKIPPVVLTEFRIFTQKVPIVESDNNGTENILTKTINQTEEVILDHTKSMISFSFAALNYRDPEKNQYAYKLEGFDDKWREVGNQRTALYTNLPAGNYQFRVKASNNDGIWNTEGHSVQLTILPPPWKTWWAYCIYVLIGMSLLLYFVYTQHKQVLIERKTSRELELKVAERTAELQRKNGELGEAYAQLEAISLSDPLTGLSNRRYLQKIMPMDIAKVQREYDNKHSKAPRKTQSPDLTFFILDVDYFKSVNDIYGHSAGDLLLIELSDLLMKICRESDCVVRWGGEEFLIVSRFADREEAPLMAERIRKAMEKHDFVLADGKVLKKTCSIGFACFPFLPNHPLELSWEQVIDIADHALYAAKKSGRNRSVGLAANTDTNHHHLHQRISSNLKEMIAHKDISVIATEGDELVWD from the coding sequence ATGAATAGATTTTTGGCCATGCTTGTTGTTTGTTGTGCGATTGGCGTGCGGCTGCTTTGTGCGGCGAAATCTTGTTTGCCCGTGTTATTTCTTGTTCTTGCGAGTGTGACAACACAGGCAGAGGACACCGGCTATCCCAAAACCATTAATTTTCGCAACATCATGCAAAACCAGGATATTGCGTTAGGTGAGGTGGAGGCCATAACGCAAGATCACGAGGGCTTCATATGGTTGGGCGGTCGCAATGCCTTGTTGCGCTATGATGGTTATGATTTTTTAAGGGTTAATGTCGCGAAAAGCCCTAGCGATTTAAGCCAAACTACTTCCGCTAATCAGGTGTTGGAGTTGCTGGAGGACAGCAAACAAAACCTCTGGGCCGCCACCCGTTCCGGTTTGTACAAATACGACCGCGCACATGAGGTCTTACTTCCCCTAACCAATGCTGATGGTTCGCCTCTATTACTCGAAACCATTTATGCCTTGGCAGAGAGTCCCGACGGCGAACTCCTTGTAGGTACAGGCAACGGATTCTGGATTTTAGATACCAAAACCCTGGCATCCAAACGCATGATTCACGAGCCGAACGATGCAAGCAGCTTGCCCAGCAATGGTATCGCCGATATTTTGGTCGGTCGTGATGGCATGGTGTGGCTCGGCATGGAAGAAGGCATGGTGCAAATCAATTGGCGTAGCAAGCAATTGCAATTGTTTGTTCCCAATCCCGCCAATGTAAAATCTACAACCGATAACAGTATTAGATCACTCGTGCAGGATCACAAAGGCAATATTTGGGCGGGAAGCGATCACGGTATTTATCGTCTCAACCCAGCCTCCGGCGCAATCAAACATTACGAAAATGACCCGGCAGATCCACACAGTTTGTCCAATAATATTGCGCGTCAACTCTACGTGGATAAACAAGGTTGGGTTTGGATTGGCGGCGACGGTGGCGGCATAAGTTTATACGACGAACCTAAGGATAATTTTATTCGTTTTACCCATCAGGATGGTCGCCCCGGGTATTTAAGCAGCAATTCTATTCGCAGCATTTTTGAAGATAATATAGGTGATTTTTGGGTGGGCACCTATCCATCGGGTGTCAATGTTTACGATCACTCCACGTCTGCAATTACCGTTTACAAAAAAGAGGCAAACTTGCAACAAGGTTTGCTCGACAATAACGTTGAAGCCATTGAAGAAGATAAAGACGGCAACCTGTGGTTAGGTGCAGGTGGTGTCACGCGGCTGAATCGCAAAGCTGGAACCTTTACCCATTATCAACACACCGATGACAAAGACTCGCGCGTTTCCACCAAATCTATTCTCAATGGTTTGATCGATTCTGATGGCGAAATTCGATTTGGTTCCTGGGCGCACGGAATCAATATTTATAACCCCAAGACTGATCGCTTTGACGAAGTTCAGGTGGATTCTACCCTCACCAAACGCGGTGAAAAATCCAGCATGCTTTTTAATGACCGTATGGTGTGGAGCGTGTATGAAGACAAACAAAAAAATATCTGGATCACCACACATTTTAATGGCATCACCAAGCTCGATAAAAAATCGGGGCTCTACACCTTTTACCCACCTGATATTAATAATCCTAAGGCTATATCTACGGCAGTCGCCTGGATTTCTTTCGAAGATTCCAAGGGGCGTTTTTGGGTAGGCACTGCGCGAGGTCTTAATTTGATGGACCGTGAGCGTGGTACTTTTAAAGTGTATTTACCCAATCCGGAAAATCCACGTAGTCTTGCAAATGAATCTGTATTGTCAATTCATGAGGACCATAAAGGACGCTTATGGTTTGGTACCGACGCAGGCCTGCATCTTTATCATCCCGATACTGATGACTTTACGCTTTACGATACTAAAAATGGATTTGTTAATCAGGGCATTCGCGCTATTACCGAAGATCAGCAAGGTAATTTATGGTTGGGCACTAACAACGGTGTTGTTATGTTTAACCCGGATAACAATACCGTTAGAAATTACACGCGTTACAACGGCGAATTAATTGGTGGTATTGCCACAGGTGCAGCGCTCACAACCAGTGCAGGTGAAATTGCATTTGGAACCAGAAATGGTCTGTTTATTTTTAACGCCAATAAATTATTAATTAACACAAAAATTCCGCCCGTTGTATTAACCGAATTTAGAATTTTTACGCAGAAAGTTCCCATCGTTGAGTCGGACAATAATGGAACGGAAAATATTCTCACCAAAACGATTAACCAAACTGAGGAAGTGATTTTAGATCATACTAAATCCATGATCTCGTTTAGTTTTGCCGCGTTAAATTATCGCGATCCCGAAAAAAACCAATACGCATATAAGCTTGAAGGGTTTGACGATAAATGGCGCGAAGTGGGTAACCAGCGCACCGCGTTATATACCAACTTGCCAGCAGGCAATTATCAGTTCCGCGTTAAGGCTAGTAACAATGACGGCATTTGGAATACCGAGGGTCACAGTGTTCAATTAACCATACTGCCGCCGCCTTGGAAGACTTGGTGGGCTTATTGTATTTATGTGTTGATTGGGATGAGTTTGCTCCTCTATTTTGTATACACGCAACACAAGCAAGTATTAATTGAACGTAAAACCAGCCGCGAGCTGGAATTAAAAGTTGCTGAGCGAACCGCCGAGTTGCAACGCAAAAATGGCGAGCTTGGTGAAGCCTACGCGCAGTTAGAAGCTATTAGTTTGTCAGATCCCTTAACAGGTTTAAGCAATCGTCGCTATTTACAAAAAATAATGCCGATGGATATTGCGAAGGTCCAGCGCGAGTACGACAACAAGCATTCCAAGGCTCCGCGCAAAACCCAATCACCAGATCTCACTTTCTTTATTTTGGATGTGGATTACTTTAAATCGGTGAACGATATTTATGGGCACTCAGCGGGCGATTTGCTGTTGATAGAACTGTCCGATCTCTTGATGAAAATTTGCCGTGAATCTGATTGCGTTGTACGTTGGGGTGGTGAAGAGTTTTTAATTGTCAGCCGCTTTGCCGACCGTGAAGAGGCGCCGCTCATGGCAGAACGTATTCGCAAAGCAATGGAGAAACACGACTTTGTGTTAGCTGATGGAAAAGTCTTGAAAAAAACCTGCTCTATTGGATTTGCCTGTTTTCCTTTCTTACCTAATCACCCCTTGGAACTGTCGTGGGAGCAAGTCATTGATATTGCTGACCATGCACTTTACGCCGCGAAAAAATCTGGCCGTAACCGCAGTGTTGGGCTTGCTGCTAATACGGATACTAATCATCACCACTTGCATCAACGCATTAGCAGTAATCTCAAAGAGATGATTGCCCACAAGGATATATCGGTAATAGCGACAGAGGGCGATGAGTTAGTTTGGGATTAA
- the panD gene encoding aspartate 1-decarboxylase, protein MLTHMLKAKLHMAKVTQAELWYDGSCAIDADLVKLAGMREFEQIDIYNVSNGERFHTYIILAEAGSGTFSMNGAAARKVSVGDRVIIATYGYFNDEELAAHKPKLVYLNEDNTVNRTSDTIPTQNKDTLPLK, encoded by the coding sequence ATGTTAACTCACATGCTCAAAGCAAAATTACACATGGCCAAAGTGACCCAAGCGGAACTTTGGTATGACGGTTCCTGCGCGATTGATGCCGATTTGGTGAAGTTGGCGGGCATGCGCGAGTTCGAACAAATTGATATTTACAACGTGAGCAATGGCGAGCGTTTCCACACTTACATTATTCTTGCGGAAGCGGGTTCAGGTACATTCTCCATGAACGGTGCGGCAGCGCGTAAGGTATCTGTAGGCGACCGCGTGATTATCGCGACCTATGGTTACTTCAACGATGAAGAATTGGCTGCTCATAAACCTAAGCTTGTTTATCTGAATGAAGACAATACTGTTAACCGCACGTCAGACACTATCCCGACGCAAAACAAAGATACCCTGCCGTTAAAATAA
- a CDS encoding ParE family toxin-like protein, whose translation MIHFASESFWSAYDALPVTVQKLADKQYEILKENPQYPSLHLKKVGRYWSVRVGIYYRALAIEVDEGLLWFWIGSHADYDRLILKS comes from the coding sequence GTGATTCATTTTGCCAGTGAGTCTTTTTGGAGTGCGTATGACGCATTGCCAGTAACAGTGCAAAAGTTGGCGGACAAGCAATACGAAATATTAAAGGAAAACCCTCAGTATCCGTCATTACATTTGAAAAAGGTTGGACGCTATTGGTCGGTTCGGGTAGGTATTTATTACCGGGCACTGGCTATAGAGGTTGACGAGGGATTACTTTGGTTTTGGATTGGAAGTCATGCCGACTATGATCGGCTGATTTTAAAATCTTGA